One Mycoplasmopsis caviae DNA segment encodes these proteins:
- a CDS encoding lipoate--protein ligase yields the protein MKIFRIKETSPYITLALENIIMHDKDLKGDILVIYQHDNAIIVGNNQNTYEEINRTYVKENNIKLARRMSGGGAVYHDLGNINFSFITDYDKKGGYERFLTPIIAFLRSLGLNAEFKGRNDVVVNGCKISGNAQYISQNRIVSHGTLLFNVDLSKLSKALNPAKVKYESKGIQSIRSRVTNIYDELVNKISAEDFITRLINYFVKNFSGEYLEVDYAKYQEQLDILSSKFSNEDWIYNKAANFKYQNGAKFPGGILVVKGDIEQGIIKNLVFEGDFLSKKNVHEIEHMFDNVKLNEENLLKVLGNIENLDEYFGTVTKEEIISLLIG from the coding sequence ATGAAAATATTTAGAATTAAAGAAACATCTCCATATATTACTTTAGCACTTGAAAACATTATTATGCATGATAAAGATTTAAAAGGTGATATCCTTGTAATTTATCAACATGATAATGCTATTATTGTTGGTAATAACCAAAATACTTATGAAGAAATTAACAGAACATATGTTAAAGAAAATAACATTAAGCTAGCTAGAAGAATGTCAGGTGGTGGTGCTGTATACCATGACTTAGGCAACATAAATTTTAGTTTTATAACTGACTATGATAAAAAAGGTGGATATGAAAGATTCTTAACTCCAATTATTGCTTTTTTAAGAAGTTTAGGTTTAAATGCTGAATTTAAAGGACGTAATGATGTTGTGGTTAATGGTTGCAAAATTAGTGGTAATGCACAATATATAAGCCAAAATAGAATAGTTAGCCATGGAACATTACTTTTTAATGTTGACTTAAGTAAATTATCAAAAGCACTTAATCCTGCAAAAGTTAAGTATGAGTCAAAAGGTATTCAATCAATTCGATCTCGTGTAACAAATATCTATGATGAGTTAGTTAATAAGATATCTGCCGAGGATTTCATCACAAGGTTAATTAACTATTTTGTTAAAAACTTTAGTGGTGAATATTTAGAAGTTGACTACGCAAAGTATCAAGAACAGCTAGATATATTAAGTTCTAAATTCTCTAATGAAGATTGAATTTACAATAAAGCAGCAAACTTCAAATATCAAAATGGCGCTAAGTTCCCTGGTGGTATCTTAGTAGTTAAAGGCGATATTGAACAAGGAATTATCAAGAATTTAGTATTTGAAGGAGATTTTTTAAGCAAAAAGAATGTCCATGAAATTGAACACATGTTTGATAATGTTAAATTGAATGAAGAAAACTTACTTAAAGTTTTAGGTAATATCGAAAATCTAGATGAGTACTTTGGAACTGTCACAAAAGAAGAAATTATCAGCCTATTAATAGGTTAA